From Rahnella aceris, a single genomic window includes:
- a CDS encoding ABC transporter ATP-binding protein, giving the protein MNYALELEKLTKTYAGGVQALRGIDLRVEAGDFYALLGPNGAGKSTTIGIISSLVNKTAGKVQVFGYDIDKDIVNAKRQLGLVPQEFNFNPFETVMQVVVNQAGYYGVPRPLALQRAEKYLTQLDLWGKRNERSRMLSGGMKRRLMIARALMHEPKLLILDEPTAGVDIELRRSMWGFLKELNAQGTTIILTTHYLEEAEMLCRNIGIIQGGQLVENTSMKELLSKLKSETFILDLGAKSPLPVLEGYRSKLTDTSTLEVEVMREQGLNSLFSQLSKQGVQVLSMRNKANRLEELFVTLVNGSEEKK; this is encoded by the coding sequence ATGAATTATGCATTGGAACTGGAAAAGTTAACCAAAACTTACGCCGGTGGTGTACAGGCTTTGCGTGGAATCGATCTGCGCGTCGAAGCTGGCGATTTTTATGCCCTGCTTGGGCCAAACGGTGCGGGTAAATCCACCACCATTGGCATCATCAGTTCACTGGTCAACAAAACCGCCGGCAAAGTGCAGGTGTTTGGCTATGACATCGATAAAGATATCGTCAACGCTAAACGTCAGCTCGGGCTGGTGCCCCAGGAATTTAACTTCAACCCGTTTGAAACCGTCATGCAGGTGGTGGTTAATCAGGCCGGTTATTACGGCGTGCCACGTCCGCTGGCATTGCAACGTGCTGAAAAATATCTGACGCAGTTGGATCTCTGGGGCAAACGCAACGAGCGTTCGCGCATGCTGTCCGGCGGGATGAAGCGTCGTCTGATGATCGCCCGTGCGCTGATGCACGAGCCAAAATTGCTGATCCTCGATGAGCCAACGGCGGGTGTGGATATCGAATTACGTCGCTCAATGTGGGGTTTCCTGAAAGAGCTGAACGCACAGGGCACGACCATCATTCTGACCACGCACTATCTGGAAGAAGCGGAAATGCTGTGCCGTAACATCGGTATTATTCAGGGCGGTCAGTTGGTGGAAAACACCAGCATGAAGGAACTGCTCTCGAAGCTGAAATCTGAAACTTTCATTCTGGATTTAGGGGCGAAAAGCCCGCTGCCGGTGCTGGAAGGTTATCGCAGTAAGCTGACGGATACGTCAACGCTGGAAGTGGAAGTCATGCGCGAGCAGGGACTGAATTCCCTGTTCAGCCAGCTGAGCAAGCAGGGCGTGCAGGTATTGAGTATGCGTAACAAGGCGAACCGTCTGGAAGAGCTGTTTGTCACGCTGGTGAACGGCAGCGAGGAAAAGAAATAA
- the panD gene encoding aspartate 1-decarboxylase codes for MVRTMLQGKLHRVHVTQADLHYEGSCAIDQDFLDASGILEYEAIDIYNVDNGQRFSTYAIAAERGSRIISVNGAAARCACVGDLLIICSYVQMSDEQARQHKPKVAYFEGENQLKRTAKAVPVQVA; via the coding sequence ATGGTACGTACAATGCTGCAAGGCAAACTGCACCGGGTTCACGTAACTCAGGCAGATTTGCATTACGAAGGCTCCTGCGCCATCGATCAGGACTTTCTCGATGCCTCAGGCATTCTGGAATACGAAGCAATTGATATTTATAACGTTGATAACGGTCAGCGTTTCTCGACATACGCCATCGCGGCAGAACGCGGTTCGCGTATTATTTCAGTCAACGGCGCGGCAGCGCGTTGTGCCTGTGTCGGCGATCTGCTGATCATCTGTTCTTACGTGCAGATGTCAGATGAACAAGCCCGCCAGCACAAACCGAAAGTGGCCTATTTCGAAGGTGAAAACCAACTGAAACGCACCGCCAAAGCCGTGCCTGTTCAGGTGGCTTGA
- the qseB gene encoding quorum sensing response regulator transcription factor QseB, with protein MRILLIEDDKMIGDGIKAGLAKLGFTLDWFTDGLTGKAALDSAPYDAVILDLSLPGMDGMQLLREWRKAGRDTPVLILTARDALEQRVGGLQAGADDYLCKPFALVEVAARLQALIRRRHGVITPKVTHGAVEFDPAARSVTLNGEAVTLTPREVTVLELFLRNKGRVLARTLIQEKLYSWEDEVSSNAVEVHIHHLRSKLGKGFIRTVHGVGYTLGDEIKPGEGGEA; from the coding sequence ATGCGAATTCTATTGATTGAAGACGACAAGATGATTGGCGACGGCATCAAAGCCGGGCTGGCGAAACTGGGTTTTACGCTCGACTGGTTTACCGACGGGCTGACCGGCAAGGCCGCGCTTGACAGTGCGCCGTACGATGCCGTGATCCTCGATTTAAGCCTGCCGGGTATGGATGGTATGCAGCTTTTGCGTGAATGGCGAAAGGCTGGCCGGGATACGCCAGTGCTTATCCTCACCGCGCGCGATGCGCTGGAGCAGCGCGTCGGCGGGTTGCAGGCCGGTGCCGATGATTATCTGTGTAAGCCATTCGCGCTGGTGGAAGTCGCAGCACGGTTGCAGGCGCTGATCCGCCGTCGCCACGGCGTGATAACGCCGAAGGTAACCCATGGCGCAGTGGAATTTGATCCCGCAGCCCGCAGTGTGACGCTCAACGGAGAAGCCGTGACGCTGACCCCGCGTGAAGTGACTGTGCTGGAGTTGTTTCTTCGCAACAAAGGTCGTGTGCTGGCGCGTACGCTTATTCAGGAAAAGCTCTACAGCTGGGAAGACGAGGTCAGCAGTAACGCGGTGGAAGTCCATATTCACCATCTGCGCAGCAAACTTGGCAAAGGCTTTATTCGCACCGTGCATGGCGTGGGGTACACGCTCGGGGATGAGATAAAACCGGGTGAAGGAGGGGAAGCGTGA
- the can gene encoding carbonate dehydratase, producing the protein MNDIERLISNNAAWSKTMIDEDPGFFERLSQSQKPRFLWIGCSDSRVPAERLTGLEPGELFVHRNVANLVIHTDLNCLSVVQYAIDVLEVEHVIICGHYGCGGVQSAVENPELGLINNWLLHIRDIWYKHSSLLGELSPEKRLDKLCELNVVEQVYNLGHSTVMQSAWKRGQKVTLHGWVYGILDGRLRNLEVDATSRETLEQRYRQGVSALLNGDPQ; encoded by the coding sequence ATGAATGACATAGAAAGACTCATCAGCAATAACGCAGCCTGGTCCAAAACCATGATTGATGAAGATCCTGGTTTCTTTGAGCGGCTTTCCCAATCTCAAAAACCCCGCTTTCTGTGGATTGGCTGTTCTGACAGCCGTGTTCCCGCCGAGCGCCTGACAGGGCTTGAGCCAGGCGAACTGTTCGTTCACCGTAACGTTGCCAACCTGGTCATCCACACCGACCTTAACTGCCTGTCCGTTGTGCAATATGCTATCGACGTGCTGGAAGTCGAACACGTGATTATCTGCGGTCACTACGGCTGTGGCGGTGTGCAGTCGGCGGTTGAAAACCCTGAACTGGGTTTGATTAATAACTGGTTGTTGCATATCCGGGACATCTGGTACAAACACAGTTCCCTGCTGGGCGAACTGTCGCCAGAGAAGCGCCTCGATAAGTTATGTGAACTGAACGTGGTTGAGCAAGTTTACAACCTCGGCCACTCCACCGTGATGCAATCGGCCTGGAAACGCGGCCAGAAAGTCACGCTGCACGGCTGGGTTTACGGCATTCTGGACGGACGTCTGCGCAACCTGGAAGTTGACGCCACCAGCCGCGAAACACTGGAACAGCGCTACCGTCAGGGCGTCTCCGCCTTGCTGAACGGCGACCCGCAATAA
- the qseC gene encoding quorum sensing histidine kinase QseC has translation MNNLSLRLRLILLFSLLALLTWLIASGVAWHQTRKHINEVFDTQQMLFAKRLAATGLGDRLNLQKDTELPDTKKMVRKGSRGHTDDDALTFAIFNRHGQMLLNDGENGKRIRFDGDTQGFNDVELRGDSDVWRMVWLTSPDGQYRVAVGQEQDYRNDMAWSLVSGQLTPWLASLPILLLALIVMVTLELRPLRRVAEGLRQRSPEDAAPIETHQLPGEVLPLANALNSLFDRTSEMLVRERRFTSDAAHELRSPLAALRVQTEVVQLSGDDAEMRDHALENLTISIDRATRLVDQLLTLSRLESFSTPEELERIDWPSLVTQSLAEQDYRAHGKGIELRFEQQGVPPEMRGQSLLLSLMVRNLLDNAIRYSPAGTCVTVRLKPWGMTVEDQGPGISNEHLARLGERFYRPPGQEQTGSGLGISIVQRIAQLHHLNVVYQNRAEGGLEVRVSR, from the coding sequence CTGAACAATCTGAGTCTGCGCCTGCGCCTTATCCTGCTTTTTTCCCTGCTGGCGCTGCTGACCTGGCTGATTGCCAGCGGTGTAGCGTGGCATCAGACCCGCAAACATATCAACGAAGTTTTCGATACCCAGCAGATGCTGTTCGCCAAACGTCTGGCTGCCACCGGCTTAGGCGACCGGCTCAATCTGCAAAAAGACACTGAGCTGCCGGACACTAAAAAAATGGTCCGCAAGGGCTCACGCGGCCATACCGATGACGACGCGCTGACGTTTGCCATCTTCAATCGTCACGGGCAGATGCTGCTCAATGATGGCGAGAACGGCAAACGCATCCGTTTTGACGGTGACACGCAGGGGTTTAACGATGTCGAGCTGAGAGGGGACAGCGATGTCTGGCGTATGGTCTGGCTGACTTCGCCGGACGGACAATATCGCGTCGCGGTCGGGCAGGAACAGGATTACCGCAATGATATGGCCTGGAGCCTGGTGAGTGGCCAGCTGACGCCGTGGCTGGCTTCGTTGCCCATTTTGTTACTGGCGCTGATTGTGATGGTGACGCTTGAACTGCGGCCGCTGCGCCGCGTGGCGGAAGGTTTGCGTCAGCGCTCGCCGGAAGATGCCGCGCCCATCGAGACTCATCAGTTACCCGGCGAGGTGTTGCCGCTGGCAAATGCGCTCAATTCTCTGTTTGACCGTACGAGTGAGATGCTGGTGCGTGAACGGCGGTTTACGTCTGATGCCGCTCACGAGCTGCGCAGTCCGCTGGCGGCTTTACGTGTGCAAACCGAAGTCGTACAGCTTTCCGGCGATGACGCTGAAATGCGCGACCATGCGCTGGAAAATCTGACGATCAGTATCGATCGCGCTACGCGGCTGGTGGATCAACTGCTGACACTTTCTCGGCTGGAAAGTTTTTCCACGCCTGAAGAGCTGGAACGTATCGACTGGCCTTCGCTGGTCACTCAAAGTCTGGCGGAACAGGATTACCGCGCGCACGGCAAAGGTATCGAATTACGTTTTGAACAGCAGGGCGTTCCGCCTGAAATGCGTGGTCAGTCGCTGCTGCTTTCGCTGATGGTGCGCAATCTGCTGGATAACGCGATCCGTTATTCGCCAGCCGGAACCTGCGTGACGGTGCGACTGAAACCGTGGGGAATGACGGTTGAAGATCAGGGGCCGGGCATCAGCAATGAACATCTGGCAAGGCTCGGTGAGCGTTTTTACCGGCCACCAGGACAGGAACAAACGGGCAGCGGATTGGGGATTTCGATCGTACAAAGGATCGCGCAGTTACATCATCTGAACGTGGTTTATCAAAATAGAGCAGAAGGTGGGTTGGAAGTGCGGGTAAGTCGCTGA
- the dksA gene encoding RNA polymerase-binding protein DksA — protein MQEGQTRKTSSLSILAIAGVQPYQEKPGEEYMNDAQLAHFKKILEAWRNQLRDEVDRTVSHMQDEAANFPDPVDRAAQEEEFSLELRNRDRERKLIKKIEKTLKKVEDEDFGYCDSCGVEIGIRRLEARPTADLCIDCKTLAEIREKQMAG, from the coding sequence ATGCAAGAAGGCCAAACCCGTAAGACGTCGTCCTTGAGCATTCTCGCTATCGCTGGGGTGCAGCCGTATCAAGAGAAGCCGGGCGAAGAGTATATGAACGACGCTCAGCTGGCTCACTTCAAAAAGATTCTTGAAGCATGGCGCAATCAGCTCAGGGATGAAGTCGATCGTACCGTTTCACACATGCAGGATGAAGCCGCAAACTTCCCTGATCCGGTAGACCGTGCCGCTCAGGAAGAAGAATTCAGCCTCGAACTGCGTAACCGTGACCGTGAACGTAAGCTGATCAAAAAGATTGAAAAAACACTGAAAAAAGTGGAAGACGAGGATTTCGGCTATTGCGATTCCTGTGGTGTTGAGATTGGCATCCGCCGTCTTGAAGCCCGTCCTACCGCTGATTTGTGTATCGACTGTAAGACTCTGGCAGAAATCCGCGAAAAGCAGATGGCTGGCTAA
- the panB gene encoding 3-methyl-2-oxobutanoate hydroxymethyltransferase has product MKPTTLSQLRQWKQEKHKFATITAYDASFAQLFAEQGISVMLIGDSLGMVVQGQDSTLPVTVEEIAYHTRCVRRGAPHALLLADLPFMSYATPEQAFESAAVLMRAGGNMVKLEGGSWLCDTVRMLTERAVPVCGHLGLTPQSVNIFGGYKVQGRDEVAANQLIKDAMMLEEAGAQLLVLECVPVDLARRVTEELSIPVIGIGAGNVTDGQILVMHDAFGITGGHTPKFAKDFLSEAGDIRGAVRLYVDQVAQGVYPGEEHSFK; this is encoded by the coding sequence ATGAAACCAACCACGCTGAGCCAGCTTCGCCAATGGAAGCAGGAAAAACATAAATTTGCGACCATTACCGCGTATGACGCCAGTTTTGCGCAGCTGTTTGCGGAACAAGGGATCAGCGTCATGCTGATTGGCGATTCTCTGGGCATGGTCGTTCAGGGTCAGGATTCCACCCTGCCAGTGACGGTAGAAGAAATTGCTTACCATACGCGTTGTGTGCGTCGCGGCGCACCTCACGCGTTATTGCTCGCTGACCTGCCGTTCATGAGTTACGCCACGCCGGAGCAGGCGTTTGAAAGCGCCGCCGTGCTGATGCGCGCGGGCGGCAATATGGTCAAACTCGAAGGCGGAAGCTGGCTGTGTGATACGGTCAGAATGCTGACCGAACGCGCAGTGCCGGTGTGTGGCCATCTGGGGCTGACGCCACAGTCGGTGAATATTTTCGGCGGCTACAAAGTTCAGGGTCGCGATGAAGTCGCCGCCAATCAGCTGATCAAAGATGCGATGATGCTCGAAGAAGCGGGTGCGCAACTGCTGGTGCTGGAATGTGTGCCGGTCGATCTGGCACGCCGCGTCACCGAAGAACTCAGTATTCCGGTTATCGGCATCGGCGCAGGCAATGTGACCGACGGCCAGATTCTGGTGATGCACGACGCATTCGGCATTACCGGCGGCCATACGCCAAAATTCGCCAAAGACTTCCTCAGCGAAGCGGGCGATATTCGTGGCGCGGTGCGTTTGTATGTTGATCAGGTCGCGCAAGGCGTGTATCCGGGTGAAGAACATTCCTTTAAATAA
- the pcnB gene encoding polynucleotide adenylyltransferase PcnB encodes MTIIPRDEHNISRRDISENALKVLYRLNKSGFEAFLVGGGVRDLLLDKKPKDFDITTNATPDQVRKLFRNCRLVGRRFRLAHVMFGPEIIEVATFRGHHEQHEETEDKNVSQQAVNGMLLRDNIFGTIEDDAQRRDFTINSLYYGVADFTVRDYTGGLRDLENGIIRLIGDPETRYREDPVRMLRAVRFAAKLDMKISPETAEPIPRLATLLQEIPPARLFEESLKLLQAGYGYETYKKLCEYQLFQPLFPLIARQFTEQGDSPMEHILIQVLKNTDHRLHNDQRVNPAFLFAAMLWYPVIEHAQKLAQEGGLTYYDAFALAMNDVLDEQCRTLAIPKRITTLVRDIWALQLRLSRRQGKRAHKLMEHPKFRAAYDLLVLRAEVEQHRELQSLAQWWGEFQEATPASQKSMLGTLGDDAVPARRARTRRPRKRAPRKDGGQ; translated from the coding sequence ATGACCATTATTCCCCGCGATGAGCACAATATTTCTCGTCGTGATATCAGCGAAAACGCCCTGAAAGTCTTGTACCGCCTGAACAAGTCTGGCTTTGAAGCCTTCCTGGTCGGCGGCGGTGTGCGTGATTTGCTGCTGGATAAAAAACCAAAAGATTTCGACATCACCACCAACGCAACGCCGGATCAGGTACGCAAGCTGTTCCGTAACTGCCGTCTGGTTGGTCGTCGTTTTCGTCTGGCTCACGTGATGTTTGGGCCGGAAATCATCGAAGTGGCGACGTTCCGCGGTCACCATGAACAGCACGAAGAAACCGAAGATAAAAACGTATCCCAGCAGGCTGTGAACGGCATGCTGCTGCGCGACAACATTTTCGGCACCATTGAAGACGACGCCCAGCGCCGTGACTTCACCATTAACAGCCTGTATTACGGCGTCGCGGACTTCACCGTACGTGATTACACCGGTGGTCTGCGCGACCTGGAAAACGGCATCATCCGTCTGATCGGTGATCCTGAAACCCGTTATCGTGAAGATCCGGTGCGTATGCTGCGCGCAGTTCGTTTCGCAGCCAAACTGGACATGAAAATCAGCCCGGAAACGGCCGAACCGATCCCACGTCTGGCAACGCTGTTACAGGAAATCCCGCCAGCGCGTCTGTTCGAAGAATCCCTGAAGCTGTTGCAGGCCGGTTACGGTTACGAGACGTATAAAAAGCTTTGTGAATACCAGCTGTTCCAGCCGTTGTTCCCGCTGATTGCCCGCCAGTTTACTGAGCAAGGCGACAGCCCGATGGAACACATTCTGATTCAGGTGCTGAAAAATACCGACCACCGTCTGCATAACGATCAGCGCGTCAATCCGGCGTTCCTGTTCGCCGCTATGCTGTGGTATCCGGTGATCGAGCATGCACAGAAGCTGGCGCAGGAAGGCGGTCTGACCTATTACGACGCCTTCGCGCTGGCAATGAACGATGTGCTCGACGAGCAATGCCGTACGCTGGCCATTCCAAAACGTATTACCACGCTGGTACGTGATATCTGGGCGCTGCAACTGCGCCTGTCACGTCGTCAGGGCAAACGTGCGCACAAGCTGATGGAGCATCCTAAGTTCCGCGCGGCGTATGATTTACTGGTACTGCGCGCTGAAGTCGAACAGCACCGCGAATTGCAGAGTCTGGCGCAGTGGTGGGGCGAGTTCCAGGAAGCGACACCGGCATCGCAGAAAAGCATGCTCGGTACGTTGGGTGACGACGCTGTACCTGCACGCCGTGCACGTACCCGCCGTCCGCGTAAACGGGCGCCGCGCAAGGATGGCGGTCAATGA
- the panC gene encoding pantoate--beta-alanine ligase, whose product MLIIDSVALLRREIRDFRKNNKRIALVPTMGNLHEGHMTLVEEAKARGDVVVVSIFVNPMQFERPDDLERYPRTLQEDCEKLNKRGVDLVFAPSPAEVYPKGLATQTQVDVPVISTILEGASRPGHFRGVSTIVSKLFNLVQPQVACFGQKDFQQLALLRTMVEDMGYDIEIVGVPIVRAKDGLALSSRNGYLTAEERKLAPQLNKIMNALAERLSQGERHVDEMLQETAQQLREAGFTPDELFIRDAKTLQELSVDSTSAVILMAAWLGKARLIDNQEVDLTQ is encoded by the coding sequence GTGTTGATAATTGACAGCGTGGCGCTGCTGCGTCGCGAAATCCGGGATTTTCGTAAGAATAACAAACGTATCGCGCTGGTGCCGACCATGGGCAATCTGCACGAAGGCCATATGACGCTGGTGGAAGAAGCCAAAGCCCGCGGCGATGTGGTCGTGGTGAGTATTTTCGTCAACCCGATGCAGTTCGAGCGCCCGGATGACCTCGAGCGTTATCCGCGCACCTTGCAGGAAGACTGCGAGAAGCTGAACAAACGCGGCGTGGATCTGGTATTTGCACCGTCACCGGCAGAAGTCTATCCGAAAGGTCTGGCGACCCAAACACAGGTTGATGTGCCGGTGATTTCCACCATTCTGGAAGGTGCGAGCCGTCCGGGACATTTCCGTGGCGTCTCCACCATCGTCAGCAAACTGTTCAATCTGGTGCAGCCGCAGGTGGCCTGTTTCGGGCAAAAAGACTTCCAGCAACTGGCGCTGCTGCGCACCATGGTGGAAGACATGGGCTACGATATTGAGATAGTGGGCGTGCCAATTGTGCGCGCTAAAGACGGTCTGGCACTGAGTTCACGCAACGGCTATCTGACTGCCGAGGAACGTAAACTCGCACCCCAGCTTAACAAAATCATGAATGCGCTGGCTGAACGGCTGAGCCAGGGCGAGCGCCATGTCGATGAAATGTTGCAGGAAACCGCGCAGCAGCTTCGCGAAGCGGGTTTCACGCCGGACGAACTGTTTATCCGTGATGCGAAAACCTTGCAGGAGTTGTCCGTCGACAGCACATCTGCGGTGATCCTGATGGCGGCCTGGCTGGGTAAAGCCAGACTGATTGATAATCAGGAGGTTGATCTGACGCAGTAG
- a CDS encoding ABC transporter permease yields the protein MSQLYWVALKSIWLKEINRFGRIWIQTLVPPVITMTLYFIIFGNLIGAQIGNMHGFTYMQFIVPGLIMMAVITNSYANVASSFFSAKFQRNIEELLVAPVPTHVVIAGYVGGGVARGICVGILVTAISLFFVPLVIHSWWIIALTLLLTAILFSLGGLLNAVFATTFDDISLIPTFVLTPLTYLGGVFYSLSLLPPIWQAISKLNPIVYMISGFRYGFLGISDVPLVFTMSVLVAFIAVFYWLAWYLIERGRGLRS from the coding sequence ATGTCGCAATTGTATTGGGTGGCACTCAAAAGTATCTGGCTGAAAGAGATCAACCGGTTTGGTCGCATCTGGATCCAAACGCTGGTTCCGCCGGTCATCACCATGACCTTATATTTCATCATCTTTGGTAATCTGATCGGCGCACAGATTGGCAACATGCACGGTTTCACCTACATGCAGTTTATCGTGCCGGGGCTTATCATGATGGCGGTGATCACTAACTCCTACGCCAACGTGGCCTCGTCGTTCTTCAGCGCCAAATTCCAGCGCAATATTGAAGAACTGCTGGTGGCTCCGGTGCCGACGCATGTCGTTATTGCCGGTTATGTCGGCGGCGGCGTGGCGCGCGGGATCTGCGTGGGGATCCTGGTCACGGCGATCTCGTTGTTCTTCGTGCCGCTGGTGATCCATTCCTGGTGGATCATTGCGCTGACACTGTTACTGACCGCGATCCTGTTTTCTCTGGGCGGTCTGCTGAACGCCGTGTTTGCAACAACGTTTGACGATATCAGCCTGATCCCGACCTTTGTGCTGACCCCGCTGACTTATCTGGGTGGCGTGTTCTACTCGCTTTCCCTGTTGCCGCCAATCTGGCAGGCGATCTCTAAGCTGAACCCGATCGTCTACATGATCAGCGGTTTCCGTTACGGTTTCCTGGGGATTTCAGACGTGCCGCTGGTGTTTACCATGAGCGTGCTGGTGGCATTTATCGCGGTGTTTTATTGGCTGGCGTGGTACTTGATCGAGCGCGGGCGTGGTCTGAGAAGTTGA
- the folK gene encoding 2-amino-4-hydroxy-6-hydroxymethyldihydropteridine diphosphokinase, whose translation MIRVYLALGSNLARPLDQVNCALEALAHLPRTRFVAASPFYRSKPLGPQDQPDYLNAVVALDTLLPPEELLDCTQGIEQNQGRVRKAERWGPRTLDLDMLIYGDQVINTERLTVPHYDMKNREFMLYPLADLAPELVFPDGETLQTLLARVPLNGLTKW comes from the coding sequence ATGATCCGCGTTTACCTGGCTCTGGGCAGTAATCTTGCCCGTCCGCTTGACCAGGTAAACTGTGCGCTGGAGGCGCTGGCACATTTGCCGCGCACCCGCTTTGTGGCCGCATCCCCGTTTTACCGCAGTAAACCGCTGGGACCACAGGATCAACCTGATTATCTGAATGCTGTGGTGGCGCTCGATACGCTGCTGCCGCCGGAAGAGTTGCTCGATTGCACACAAGGGATCGAGCAAAATCAGGGACGCGTTCGCAAAGCCGAACGCTGGGGGCCGCGGACGTTAGATCTTGATATGCTGATTTATGGCGATCAGGTGATCAACACCGAGCGTTTAACGGTGCCGCATTACGACATGAAAAACCGCGAATTCATGCTGTATCCGCTGGCCGATCTGGCACCAGAACTGGTGTTCCCTGACGGCGAAACCTTGCAAACTCTGCTCGCCCGCGTGCCGCTTAACGGTCTGACCAAATGGTAA
- the gluQRS gene encoding tRNA glutamyl-Q(34) synthetase GluQRS, whose translation MPQEQHYTGRFAPSPSGDLHFGSLIAALGSYLHARSQNGIWLVRIDDIDPPREIPGSADRILRTLERYGLEWDGDVLWQSKRHGAYRDVLDWLYQQQKSYYCTCTRQRIAQIGGTYDGHCRSLQLSPENAAIRLHQTLPVYGFDDDFQGHLQASPKLAEEDFIIRRRDGLFAYNLAVVIDDHFQGVNHIVRGADLIEPTVRQISLYRHLGYPQPGYLHLPLAVNEEGNKLSKQNHAPALPAGDPRPVIIKALKFLGQTLPENWQDYTLPLLLRWATTHWTPSAIPRQSANA comes from the coding sequence ATGCCGCAAGAACAACACTACACAGGCCGTTTCGCCCCCTCACCTTCCGGTGACCTTCATTTTGGCTCCCTGATCGCCGCTCTCGGCAGTTATCTGCACGCCCGCTCACAAAATGGCATCTGGTTAGTGCGCATTGACGATATCGATCCGCCGCGTGAAATCCCCGGTTCTGCTGACCGTATCCTGAGAACGCTGGAGCGTTACGGGCTGGAATGGGATGGCGATGTGCTCTGGCAGTCAAAACGTCACGGCGCTTACCGCGACGTGCTGGACTGGCTGTATCAGCAGCAAAAAAGTTATTACTGCACCTGTACCCGCCAGCGTATTGCGCAAATCGGTGGCACCTATGACGGCCACTGCCGCAGCCTGCAACTCAGCCCGGAAAATGCGGCCATACGTCTGCATCAGACGTTGCCGGTGTACGGTTTTGACGATGATTTTCAGGGGCATTTACAGGCCAGTCCTAAACTGGCCGAAGAAGATTTTATTATCCGTCGCCGCGACGGGCTGTTTGCCTATAATCTGGCAGTAGTGATCGATGACCATTTTCAGGGCGTGAATCACATTGTGCGCGGCGCGGATCTGATTGAACCGACCGTGCGCCAGATTTCGCTGTACCGGCATCTGGGTTATCCGCAGCCGGGATATCTGCATTTGCCACTGGCCGTCAATGAAGAAGGCAACAAGCTTTCCAAGCAGAATCACGCGCCGGCACTGCCCGCAGGCGATCCGCGACCGGTTATCATTAAGGCGCTGAAATTTTTAGGGCAAACGTTGCCGGAAAACTGGCAGGATTACACTTTGCCTTTATTATTACGCTGGGCGACAACGCACTGGACACCATCAGCGATACCGCGTCAGAGCGCTAATGCATAG